From a region of the Pseudomonas fulva 12-X genome:
- a CDS encoding LysR substrate-binding domain-containing protein, with amino-acid sequence MSRHLPPLYALRAFEAAARHLSFTRAADELAITQSAVSRHIRTLEEHFACRLFERRGRALHLTEPASLLLPGVREGFESMERACAHLRVEDGTMRLKAPSTLTMRWLLARLSLFRARHDDLEVQLTSAWMDLDRVDFLHEPFDCAVLLGAGTFSNEWRSVRLFEEWLIPVCAPGALDEQPWDVGRLQQAELVHPTPDRRDWRRWLQAMNLADQISLKGGQVFDTLELGIVAAARGYGVSIGDLAMVAEDVLLSRLALPWPTAVSSGESYYLVWPKARRGQERFERLAEFLLAEVAAMQLPEVELLR; translated from the coding sequence GCCGCCTTTATATGCCCTGCGCGCCTTCGAGGCCGCGGCGCGGCATCTGTCCTTTACCCGCGCTGCCGATGAGCTGGCGATCACCCAGAGTGCGGTCAGTCGGCACATTCGTACTCTGGAAGAGCACTTCGCCTGCCGGCTGTTCGAGCGCCGTGGCCGCGCACTGCACCTGACCGAGCCGGCGAGTCTGTTGCTGCCAGGCGTGCGCGAGGGCTTCGAGTCCATGGAGCGGGCCTGCGCGCACTTGCGCGTGGAGGACGGCACCATGCGCCTCAAGGCGCCCTCGACCCTGACCATGCGCTGGCTGCTGGCGCGCCTGTCGCTGTTTCGCGCCCGCCATGACGACCTCGAGGTGCAGCTTACCAGCGCCTGGATGGATCTGGACCGGGTGGACTTTCTCCATGAGCCGTTCGATTGCGCGGTGTTGCTCGGCGCCGGCACCTTCAGCAACGAATGGCGCAGCGTACGCCTGTTCGAAGAATGGCTGATCCCGGTCTGTGCGCCTGGCGCGCTGGATGAACAGCCTTGGGATGTGGGGCGCCTGCAACAGGCCGAACTGGTGCACCCGACGCCCGATCGCCGTGACTGGCGGCGCTGGCTGCAGGCCATGAACCTGGCCGACCAGATTTCGCTCAAGGGCGGCCAGGTGTTCGACACCCTGGAGCTGGGCATTGTCGCCGCCGCTCGGGGCTACGGTGTGTCGATCGGCGATCTGGCTATGGTCGCCGAGGACGTGCTGCTGAGCCGCCTGGCGCTGCCCTGGCCGACCGCCGTGTCCAGCGGCGAAAGCTATTACCTGGTGTGGCCCAAGGCCCGTCGCGGCCAGGAGCGCTTCGAGCGGTTGGCCGAGTTCCTGCTTGCGGAAGTCGCGGCCATGCAATTGCCCGAGGTCGAGCTGCTTCGCTAA